Proteins found in one Saccharomyces mikatae IFO 1815 strain IFO1815 genome assembly, chromosome: 5 genomic segment:
- the VAC8 gene encoding protein anchor VAC8 (similar to Saccharomyces cerevisiae VAC8 (YEL013W); ancestral locus Anc_1.441) has product MGSCCSCLRDSSDEASVSPIAENEREAVTLLLGYLEDKDQLDFYSGGPLKALTTLVYSDNLNLQRSAALAFAEITEKYVRQVSREVLEPILILLQSQDPQIQVAACAALGNLAVNNENKLLIVEMGGLEPLINQMMGDNVEVQCNAVGCITNLATRDDNKHKIATSGALIPLTKLAKSKHIRVQRNATGALLNMTHSEENRKELVNAGAVPVLVSLLSSTDPDVQYYCTTALSNIAVDEANRKKLAQTEPRLVSKLVSLMDSPSSRVKCQATLALRNLASDTSYQLEIVRAGGLPHLVKLIQSDSIPLVLASVACIRNISIHPLNEGLIVDAGFLKPLVKLLDYKDSEEIQCHAVSTLRNLAASSEKNRKEFFESGAVEKCKELALDSPVSVQSEISACFAILALADVSKLDLLEANILDALIPMTFSQNQEVSGNAAAALANLCSRVNNYTKIIEAWDRPNEGIRGFLIRFLKSDYATFEHIALWTILQLLESHNDKVEDLVKNDDDIINGVRKMADATFDRLQRSGIDVKNPGSNNNSNSNDNNSNSNDTGSEHQPVEDASLELYNITQQILQFLH; this is encoded by the coding sequence ATGGGTTCATGTTGTAGTTGCTTGAGAGATTCTTCAGACGAGGCCAGTGTCTCGCCAATTGccgaaaatgaaagagagGCGGTGACCTTATTACTAGGGTACTTGGAAGATAAAGATCAATTGGATTTTTACTCTGGGGGTCCACTGAAGGCCTTAACAACTTTGGTTTATTCAGATAACCTAAATTTGCAGAGGAGCGCTGCTTTGGCATTCGCGGAAATCACTGAAAAATATGTCCGTCAGGTCTCTAGAGAAGTATTAGAACCTATCTTAATACTATTACAAAGTCAAGACCCACAGATTCAAGTGGCTGCTTGTGCAGCTCTAGGTAATTTGGCTgttaataatgaaaataaactgTTGATAGTGGAGATGGGAGGCTTAGAACCATTAATAAATCAAATGATGGGTGACAACGTTGAAGTTCAATGTAATGCAGTTGGATGCATTACGAATTTAGCTACAAGAGATGACAATAAACACAAGATTGCTACTTCCGGCGCTTTAATTCCATTAACCAAACTGGCAAAATCCAAGCACATTAGAGTCCAGAGAAATGCTACAGGTGCGTTATTAAATATGACACATTCcgaagaaaatagaaaagaattggTTAACGCGGGTGCTGTTCCTGTATTGGTATCTTTATTGTCATCTACTGATCCTGATGTTCAGTATTATTGTACCACTGCCCTATCGAATATAGCGGTGGATGAGGCCAATCGCAAGAAGTTAGCCCAAACTGAGCCAAGATTAGTCTCCAAATTGGTGAGTCTGATGGACTCTCCATCATCTAGAGTAAAATGTCAAGCTACTTTGGCCTTACGAAACCTAGCATCCGATACAAGTTATCAATTAGAAATTGTAAGAGCTGGCGGTTTGCCTCATTTAGTAAAATTGATTCAAAGTGATTCTATACCACTAGTTTTGGCGAGCGTAGCATGTATTAGAAATATTTCTATTCATCCATTAAATGAAGGATTAATTGTTGATGCTGGTTTCTTGAAGCCATTAGTAAAATTATTGGATTATAAAGATTCCGAAGAAATTCAGTGTCACGCCGTATCTactttgagaaatttgGCAGCatcttctgaaaaaaacagaaaagagTTCTTTGAAAGTGGTGCTGTGGAAAAATGTAAAGAACTAGCTTTAGATTCACCTGTTAGTGTTCAAAGTGAAATCTCTGCATGTTTTGCTATTTTGGCCTTGGCAGATGTCTCTAAATTGGATCTGCTGGAAGCCAATATTTTGGATGCTTTGATCCCTATGACTTTCTCCCAGAATCAAGAAGTCTCTGGTAATGCAGCTGCTGCTTTGGCAAATCTATGCTCAAGGGTGAACAATTACACAAAGATTATTGAAGCATGGGATCGTCCGAATGAAGGCATTCGTGGATTTTTGATTAGATTTTTAAAAAGTGACTATGCCACGTTTGAACACATCGCACTGTGGACAATTTTACAATTGCTAGAAAGTCATAACGATAAGGTTGAGGATTTGGTTAAGAATGACGATGACATTATTAACGGAGTAAGAAAAATGGCAGATGCAACTTTTGACCGTTTACAAAGATCAGGAATCGATGTTAAAAATCCGGGGAGTAACAACAACTCTAATTCGAATGATAACAATAGTAATAGTAATGATACAGGTTCTGAACATCAGCCTGTAGAGGACGCAAGTTTGGAATTGTATAATATTACTCAACAGATTTTACAATTTTTACattga
- the UBC8 gene encoding E2 ubiquitin-conjugating protein UBC8 (similar to Saccharomyces cerevisiae UBC8 (YEL012W); ancestral locus Anc_1.436) yields the protein MSSSKRRIETDVMKLLMSDHQVDLINDSMQEFHVKFLGPKDTPYENGVWRLHVELPDNYPYKSPSIGFVNKIFHPNIDIASGSICLDVINSTWSPLYDLINIVEWMIPGLLKEPNGSDPLNNEAATLQLRDKKLYEEKIKEYIDKYATKEKYEQMFGADDDNDDIDSDGDLQEDSSDEDMDDTGVSSGGDSVDELSEDLSDIDVSDDDENDEVAV from the exons ATGAG TAGCTCTAAAAGAAGGATCGAGACGGATGTTATGAAACTCTTGATGAGTGATCATCAGGTGGACTTAATCAATGATAGCATGCAAGAATTTCATGTAAAATTCTTGGGACCAAAGGACACACCGTATGAAAATGGTGTTTGGAGGCTACATGTGGAACTACCTGATAACTATCCGTACAAGTCACCAAGCATAGGGTTCGTCAATAAGATATTTCACCCTAATATTGACATCGCGTCTGGGTCTATATGCTTGGACGTAATTAATTCTACATGGTCTCCTCTATATGATTTAATAAATATAGTGGAGTGGATGATACCGGGCTTGTTGAAGGAACCCAACGGTAGTGATCCCTTAAATAACGAAGCTGCCACACTACAATTACGAGATAAAAAACTGTATGaggaaaagataaaagagTATATAGACAAGTATGCCACAAAGGAAAAGTACGAACAGATGTTTGGTGCGGATGATGATAACGACGATATTGATAGCGATGGTGACTTACAAGAGGACAGTTCCGATGAAGATATGGATGACACTGGTGTTTCCAGTGGCGGTGATAGCGTGGATGAGTTAAGTGAGGATCTGAGTGACATCGATGTCAgtgatgacgatgaaaaCGACGAAGTTGCAGTCTAG
- the GLC3 gene encoding 1,4-alpha-glucan branching enzyme (similar to Saccharomyces cerevisiae GLC3 (YEL011W); ancestral locus Anc_1.435), with protein MYNIPDNVKGAVEFDPWLKPFADVLSERRYLADKWSYDITHATPDGSYQSLSKFARDSYSSYGLHANPETKEITYKEWAPNAKRAFLVGDFNNWDTSSHELKNKDEFGNFTITICPLPNGDFAIPHDSKIKVMFVLPDGSQIFRLPAWITRATQPSKETSKQFGPAYEGRFWNPENPYKFINARPKFSESVDSLRIYEAHVGISSPEPKITTYKEFTEKVLPRIKYLGYDAIQLMAIMEHAYYASFGYQVTNFFAASSRFGTPEDLKELIDTAHGMGILVLLDVVHSHASKNVEDGLNMFDGSDHQYFHSISSGRGEHPLWDSRLFNYGKFEVQRFLLANLAFYIDVYKFDGFRFDGVTSMLYVHHGVGAGGSFSGDYNEYLSRDRSFVDHEALAYLMLANDLVHEMLPELAVTVAEDVSGYPTLCLPRSIGGTGFDYRLAMALPDMWIKLIKEKKDDEWEMGSIVYTLTNRRYGEKVVAYCESHDQALVGDKTLAFWLMDAAMYTDMTVLKEPSIVIDRGIALHKMIRLITHSLGGEAYLNFEGNEFGHPEWLDFPNANNGDSYKYARRQFNLADDPLLRYQNLNEFDRSMQLCEKKHKWLNTEQAYVSLKHEGDKMIVFERNNLLFIFNFHPTNSYSDYRVGVEKAGTYHIVLNSDRAEFGGHNRINESSEFFTTDLEWNDRKNFLQVYVPSRVALVLALKE; from the coding sequence ATGTACAACATTCCTGATAATGTCAAAGGGGCAGTCGAATTCGACCCGTGGTTAAAACCGTTTGCTGACGTGCTTTCTGAAAGAAGATATCTAGCTGACAAGTGGTCATATGACATCACGCATGCTACGCCTGATGGTTCGTACCAGTCGCTCAGTAAATTTGCCAGAGATTCATATAGCTCATATGGTTTGCATGCCAACCCGGAGACCAAAGAGATTACTTATAAAGAATGGGCACCTAATGCTAAACGTGCATTTTTAGTAGGAGATTTCAATAACTGGGATACCAGCTCTCATGAGCTTAAGAACAAGGATGAATTCGGAAACTTCACAATCACCATCTGTCCCTTACCGAATGGTGACTTCGCCATTCCTCATGATTCTAAGATCAAGGTTATGTTTGTTTTACCAGATGGTTCTCAGATCTTTCGCTTACCGGCATGGATTACAAGAGCCACTCAGCCTTCTAAGGAGACTTCTAAACAATTTGGACCTGCGTATGAAGGCAGATTTTGGAATCCAGAAAATCCTTACAAATTTATCAATGCGAGACCAAAGTTCAGTGAATCTGTGGATTCATTAAGAATATATGAAGCACACGTCGGTATTTCCAGCCCAGAACCAAAGATAACTACGTATAAGGAGTTTACTGAGAAAGTTTTACCAAGGATCAAATATCTTGGCTACGATGCTATTCAACTAATGGCTATTATGGAACATGCCTATTATGCATCATTTGGTTATCAGGtgaccaatttttttgcGGCAAGCTCTCGTTTCGGTACCCCTGAGGATTTGAAGGAGCTAATTGATACCGCACATGGCATGGGTATTCTAGTTCTATTGGATGTCGTTCATAGTCATGCTTCCAAAAATGTTGAAGATGGTTTAAATATGTTTGATGGCTCTGATCATCAATACTTCCATTCTATAAGCTCCGGTAGGGGTGAACACCCATTATGGGATTCCAGGCTTTTTAATTACGGTAAATTTGAAGTACAGCGATTCCTATTGGCAAACCTGGCGTTTTATATTGATGTTTATAAGTTTGACGGGTTCAGATTTGATGGTGTTACTTCAATGCTATATGTGCACCATGGTGTTGGTGCAGGCGGATCTTTTAGCGGTGATTATAATGAATATCTGTCTCGTGACAGATCCTTTGTTGATCATGAGGCTTTAGCGTATTTGATGTTAGCGAACGATTTGGTTCACGAAATGCTGCCCGAGTTAGCTGTGACTGTTGCAGAGGACGTATCTGGATATCCGACTTTATGCTTACCTCGCTCCATTGGCGGTACTGGTTTCGACTATAGACTAGCAATGGCCTTACCTGATATGTGGATTAAGTTGATtaaggagaaaaaagatgatgaatGGGAGATGGGAAGTATTGTTTACACTTTAACTAATAGACGCTACGGTGAAAAAGTCGTTGCATATTGTGAATCTCACGATCAAGCTTTAGTTGGTGACAAGACTTTGGCTTTTTGGTTAATGGATGCCGCAATGTACACTGATATGACAGTATTGAAGGAACCTTCGATTGTTATTGACCGTGGTATTGCCCTACACAAGATGATTAGATTGATTACTCATTCGTTGGGCGGCGAGGCTTATTTGAATTTCGAAGGTAATGAGTTCGGTCACCCAGAATGGTTAGATTTTCCCAATGCTAATAACGGTGATAGTTATAAGTATGCTCGCAGACAGTTTAATTTGGCTGACGATCCTTTGCTACGCTACCAGAATTTGAATGAGTTTGATAGATCAATGCAACTATGTgagaaaaaacataaatGGTTGAACACGGAGCAAGCTTATGTTTCTTTGAAACATGAAGGCGACAAAATGATTGtgtttgaaagaaataatctattgttcattttcaacttcCATCCCACAAATAGTTATAGCGATTATAGAGTTGGTGTCGAAAAAGCTGGTACTTATCACATCGTGCTGAATTCAGATCGGGCTGAATTTGGCGGGCATAACAGAATCAACGAAAGTTCTGAATTCTTTACTACAGACTTGGAATGGAATGACAGAAAAAACTTCCTCCAGGTTTATGTTCCTAGCAGAGTTGCTTTGGTTCTTGCCTTGAAAGAATGA
- the GCN4 gene encoding amino acid starvation-responsive transcription factor GCN4 (similar to Saccharomyces cerevisiae GCN4 (YEL009C); ancestral locus Anc_7.131), giving the protein MSEYQPSLFALNPVSFSPLGGSKPTNENTSTSTSTARPVVGQLIFDKFIKTEEDPIIKQDTSSNLDFDFALPHTATVSDTKAALPIPELDAAVVESFFSSSTDSTPMFEYENLEDNSKEWTSLFDNDIPVTTDDVSLADKAIESTEEVSLAPSNLEVSTTSFLPTPVLEDAKLSQVKKVKKLNSVVKKSHHDMKDDKSRLDHLGVVAYNRKQRSIPLSPIVPESSDPAALKRARNTEAARRSRARKLQRMKQLEDKVEELLSKNYHLENEVARLKKLVGES; this is encoded by the coding sequence atGTCCGAATATCAGCCAAGTTTATTCGCTTTGAATCCAGTGAGTTTCTCACCATTGGGGGGGTCTAAACCCACCAACGAAAATACTTCTACTTCCACTTCTACCGCCAGACCTGTTGTTGGGCAGTtgatttttgataaatttatCAAGACAGAAGAAGATCCAATAATTAAGCAGGATACTTCTTCCAAtcttgattttgattttgcgTTGCCACATACTGCAACTGTTTCTGACACTAAGGCCGCTCTACCAATTCCAGAGTTGGATGCCGCTGTGGTagaatctttcttttcatcaagCACCGATTCAACTCCAATGTTTGAGTATGAAAACCTAGAAGACAACTCTAAAGAATGGACTTCTTTGTTCGACAATGATATTCCCGTTACCACTGACGATGTTTCATTAGCTGACAAGGCAATTGAATCCACCGAAGAAGTCTCTTTGGCACCTTCTAATTTAGAGGTATCGAcaacttcttttttgccTACTCCTGTATTAGAGGATGCAAAATTGAGCCAGGTAAAGAAGGTTAAGAAACTGAATTCAGTCGTTAAGAAATCTCATCATGATATGAAGGATGACAAATCGAGACTAGATCATTTGGGTGTCGTAGCTTATAACCGTAAGCAACGTTCAATTCCACTTTCTCCGATTGTGCCTGAATCTAGCGACCCTGCTGCTCTGAAACGTGCTAGAAACACTGAAGCTGCAAGACGTTCTCGTGCAAGAAAGTTGCAAAGAATGAAGCAACTTGAAGACAAGGTTGAAGAATTACTTTCGAAAAACTACCACTTGGAAAATGAAGTTGCcagattgaagaaattagtTGGCGAAAGctga
- the SMKI05G0690 gene encoding uncharacterized protein (similar to Saccharomyces cerevisiae YEL008W), with translation MYFIPRSSSKAFRFNWLEIGVWRGGAHMSRKALAMSEKTITITRCRWCSAL, from the coding sequence ATGTACTTTATTCCCCgaagttcttcaaaagcGTTTCGATTTAATTGGCTGGAGATTGGAGTTTGGAGAGGCGGTGCGCATATGTCAAGAAAAGCATTGGCGATGTCCGAAAAGACAATAACTATTACAAGATGCCGGTGGTGTTCGGCATTGTAA